In one window of Paucibacter aquatile DNA:
- a CDS encoding single-stranded DNA-binding protein, translating to MIQITIAQTTVKEFKGNSKTTGKPYHLRMQTGYAHTVDKDGNKPPYPEKFDLMLDGEQQPYSPGDYQLHPSSLYVDRDGRLAVSARLAPVARKPATA from the coding sequence ATGATTCAAATCACCATCGCTCAGACCACCGTCAAGGAGTTCAAGGGCAACAGCAAGACGACCGGCAAGCCGTATCACTTGCGCATGCAAACAGGCTATGCGCATACCGTCGACAAGGATGGTAACAAGCCGCCGTACCCCGAGAAATTTGACCTGATGCTGGACGGCGAACAGCAGCCGTACAGCCCCGGTGATTACCAGCTGCACCCGTCGAGCCTGTACGTGGACCGTGATGGCCGTCTTGCGGTGTCGGCGCGGTTGGCTCCCGTTGCCCGCAAGCCTGCCACGGCCTGA